A genomic stretch from Oncorhynchus tshawytscha isolate Ot180627B linkage group LG07, Otsh_v2.0, whole genome shotgun sequence includes:
- the LOC121846845 gene encoding major facilitator superfamily domain-containing protein 4A-like codes for MLVDDLVWALFKRHWQHTLTYWSVFFSFGLCIAFLGPTILALRCQTQSTLQEIFFFAQQLSLMLGSALGGIFKKMSCISS; via the exons ATGTTAGTAGATGATCTGGTCTGGGCTTTGTTCAAGCGCCACTGGCAGCACACCCTGACCTACTGGAGCGTGTTCTTTAGTTTCGGGCTGTGTATTGCGTTCCTGGGGCCGACCATCCTGGCCCTGAGGTGTCAGACCCAGTCCACTCTGCAGGAGATCTTCTTCTTCGCCCAACAGCTCTCTCTCATGCTGGGGAGTGCCCTGGGAGGAATCTTCAAGAAGAT GTCCTGCATTTCTTCATAG